The proteins below come from a single Desulfovibrio sp. genomic window:
- a CDS encoding STAS domain-containing protein, with protein MFELKAESHTNVTVLRFFGNLLLPDVAEFSKLLEAHLLAPNIRQVVLDLSHVEKVDTSGLGVLVSASTKGRGRGRRLVLLMPAPHVAELLRKAEIEGFFPTFESEDELKGYIPDTAE; from the coding sequence ATGTTTGAGCTGAAGGCGGAATCGCACACCAACGTCACGGTATTGCGTTTTTTTGGAAATCTTCTGTTGCCCGATGTGGCCGAATTCAGCAAACTGCTTGAAGCGCATCTTCTGGCGCCTAATATTCGCCAGGTGGTGCTTGATCTGAGCCACGTTGAAAAGGTGGATACTTCCGGGCTGGGAGTGCTGGTAAGCGCCAGCACCAAGGGCCGGGGCCGGGGGCGAAGGCTTGTTCTGCTGATGCCCGCGCCACACGTGGCCGAATTGCTGCGCAAAGCCGAGATCGAGGGATTTTTCCCCACATTCGAGAGCGAAGATGAACTGAAAGGCTATATTCCCGATACTGCTGAGTAA
- the dtd gene encoding D-aminoacyl-tRNA deacylase produces MRIIAQRVKEASVSVDGRLVAAINTGIMALVAFGQEDGPEFRSSPAFTGMARKLVGLRIFPDTGENAHKFHLSLDEIGGQILFVPQFTLYADCHKGRRPSFTDAGDPAWAKDMFTDFVQMVDETCAVSVSSGIFGADMDVRLCNWGPVTISLDSANLFSR; encoded by the coding sequence ATGCGGATTATTGCGCAACGAGTTAAAGAAGCTTCTGTAAGTGTTGATGGCCGTCTGGTGGCGGCCATCAACACTGGCATCATGGCCCTTGTTGCCTTTGGGCAGGAGGACGGGCCAGAATTTCGCTCTTCCCCTGCTTTTACAGGCATGGCCCGCAAGCTTGTGGGGCTGCGCATCTTTCCCGACACAGGGGAAAATGCCCATAAGTTTCATCTTTCATTGGATGAAATCGGTGGTCAGATATTATTTGTGCCGCAGTTTACCCTGTACGCCGATTGCCATAAGGGACGCAGGCCTTCCTTTACCGATGCAGGCGACCCCGCCTGGGCCAAAGACATGTTTACGGATTTCGTTCAAATGGTTGACGAAACTTGCGCCGTCAGCGTATCGTCTGGCATCTTCGGAGCGGACATGGATGTGCGCCTGTGCAACTGGGGGCCTGTGACCATATCTCTGGACTCTGCCAACCTGTTTTCCCGTTGA
- a CDS encoding C4-type zinc ribbon domain-containing protein, producing the protein MSNAVYFDQIKQLVELQKVDDAIHAVKQDLSSAPSELDSLEQRFAAIETQRNYILDKLSHLQDQQKRLSLEIDDDSARIKKSKNKLMAVGNQREYHAMMREMDSMEKVNRSREEEKMTLLEELQYQNDALAEIDLTYTAVKAELEVKRDGLEEKLQKGNAALEGLNGKRASASKNIPQPVFMRYEFIRRRLEHPVIVAVKEGICSGCHIAVPPQSFIELQRGQQILSCPNCQRLIFWCEHFSIEEAPQCAQKPVTLTD; encoded by the coding sequence ATGAGCAATGCCGTATATTTTGACCAGATCAAGCAGCTTGTTGAGCTGCAGAAGGTCGATGACGCCATCCACGCCGTCAAGCAGGACCTGAGCAGCGCCCCGAGCGAGCTTGATTCCCTTGAGCAGCGCTTTGCCGCCATCGAAACCCAGCGCAACTACATTCTGGACAAGCTTTCGCACCTTCAGGATCAGCAAAAGCGCCTCTCGCTCGAGATTGATGACGACTCCGCGCGCATCAAAAAGAGCAAGAACAAGCTCATGGCAGTGGGCAATCAGCGTGAATACCACGCCATGATGCGCGAAATGGACAGCATGGAAAAGGTCAACCGTTCCCGTGAAGAAGAAAAAATGACCCTTCTTGAGGAACTGCAGTACCAGAACGACGCGCTGGCCGAAATCGACCTGACCTACACCGCCGTCAAGGCCGAACTCGAAGTCAAGCGCGATGGTCTTGAAGAAAAATTGCAAAAGGGCAACGCCGCCCTTGAAGGCCTGAACGGAAAGCGTGCTTCAGCCAGCAAGAATATTCCCCAGCCCGTGTTCATGCGCTATGAATTCATCCGCAGGCGTCTTGAGCACCCCGTCATCGTTGCCGTGAAAGAAGGCATCTGCTCCGGTTGCCACATTGCCGTGCCGCCGCAGTCTTTCATTGAATTGCAGCGCGGTCAGCAGATTCTGAGCTGCCCCAACTGCCAGCGCCTCATTTTCTGGTGCGAGCACTTCTCTATTGAAGAAGCCCCGCAGTGCGCCCAGAAGCCGGTGACCCTTACCGACTAA
- a CDS encoding FapA family protein yields the protein MVQYYLRHYFNPDFDYLNLKPSGDNGKSDVYSLGYVQNVIAGQVLAELVPLDAAGPKVDQRFILENDAFPMGGNTRVDPRYPNYLLAAAKGYVFYLNGKITVKTLLNVRQDVSFQTGNIFFVGDMAVHGSVRAGFSVQGNNVRIMGMVEGGVVRARRDLMIDGGVRGGAGKHSKVDAGDKLMTPFLESVDARARGNMVIEKTCLYSTVYAGSNMVVRDKLYGGTTNAYGSVYVGGQLGNKAALSTKVYLGYDPLSIRQLEKIDKIIAQLSQTITHLNAIAGHLPPETNDASRKLQALRLQRRQLINRRDELWSRLAQDENYMQNCRLLCQGTVYPGVEISIGRAFMVVEQMYKCTLFRLVDNEIIAEPMQPSQMSPK from the coding sequence ATGGTGCAATACTATCTGAGGCATTACTTCAATCCCGATTTCGATTATCTCAATCTCAAACCGAGTGGAGATAATGGGAAGTCCGATGTATACAGTCTGGGCTACGTCCAGAATGTTATCGCCGGACAGGTGCTGGCTGAGCTTGTACCTCTGGACGCAGCAGGGCCCAAGGTTGACCAGCGCTTCATACTTGAAAATGACGCCTTCCCCATGGGCGGCAACACCCGCGTAGATCCGCGCTATCCCAACTATCTGCTTGCCGCCGCCAAGGGCTATGTTTTTTACCTTAACGGCAAAATTACCGTAAAAACCCTGCTCAACGTGCGCCAGGACGTGAGCTTTCAGACCGGCAACATCTTTTTTGTGGGTGATATGGCTGTGCACGGTTCCGTGCGCGCCGGGTTTTCCGTTCAGGGCAACAACGTGCGCATCATGGGCATGGTTGAAGGCGGCGTTGTGCGCGCCCGGCGCGATCTCATGATTGATGGCGGGGTGCGGGGCGGCGCTGGCAAGCACAGCAAGGTTGATGCCGGCGACAAGCTCATGACTCCCTTTCTGGAAAGCGTCGATGCCCGCGCGCGCGGCAACATGGTTATTGAAAAAACCTGCTTGTACAGCACCGTATACGCTGGCAGCAACATGGTTGTGCGCGACAAGCTCTACGGCGGCACAACCAATGCCTACGGCAGCGTTTATGTTGGCGGCCAGCTTGGCAACAAGGCGGCTCTGAGCACCAAGGTTTATTTGGGGTACGACCCCTTGAGCATCCGCCAGCTGGAAAAAATCGACAAAATTATCGCCCAGTTGTCGCAAACCATCACCCACCTCAATGCCATTGCCGGGCATCTGCCGCCTGAAACGAACGATGCATCCCGCAAGCTGCAAGCCCTGCGGCTACAGCGTCGGCAACTCATCAACAGACGCGACGAACTGTGGAGCAGACTGGCTCAGGACGAAAACTACATGCAGAACTGCCGTCTGCTCTGCCAGGGCACCGTATACCCCGGTGTGGAAATTTCCATCGGACGCGCGTTTATGGTTGTTGAACAGATGTATAAGTGCACGCTGTTCCGCCTGGTGGACAACGAAATCATTGCGGAGCCCATGCAGCCCTCGCAGATGAGCCCCAAATGA
- a CDS encoding phosphoribosylformylglycinamidine synthase subunit PurQ, whose translation MGTVNTLVITGYGTNSHMETAHTARLAGADKADVVHFSDLVAAKVRLADYHFLIFPGGFLDGDDLGAAQAAAMRWRYLKDDAGAALLQSLREFLDEGKLILGICNGFQLLVKLGVLPALGGQRFERQVSLGNNDSARFEDRWVHLLPNAASPCVFTKNLPLLSMPVRHGEGKLVARDADCLRRLEEENLIALQYADPATGKPTQEYPLNPNGSTLAIAGLTDPTGRVLGLMPHPEAFHHVTNHPGWTRGELDAPGTLIFVNAVRYLRGQ comes from the coding sequence ATGGGTACGGTCAACACACTGGTCATCACCGGCTACGGTACAAATTCGCACATGGAAACAGCCCACACGGCCCGTCTGGCCGGTGCCGACAAGGCCGATGTGGTGCATTTTTCCGATCTGGTGGCGGCCAAGGTTCGCCTTGCCGACTATCACTTTTTGATTTTCCCCGGCGGGTTTCTGGATGGCGACGATCTCGGCGCGGCCCAGGCTGCGGCCATGCGCTGGCGTTACCTCAAGGACGACGCGGGCGCAGCCCTGTTGCAGAGCTTGCGCGAGTTTTTGGATGAGGGCAAGCTGATTTTGGGCATCTGCAACGGTTTTCAGTTGCTGGTCAAGCTGGGCGTGCTGCCTGCCCTTGGCGGCCAGCGCTTTGAGCGCCAGGTTTCACTGGGCAACAACGATTCCGCCCGCTTTGAAGACCGCTGGGTGCATCTGCTGCCCAATGCGGCAAGCCCCTGCGTGTTCACCAAAAACCTGCCCCTGCTCTCCATGCCCGTGCGCCACGGCGAAGGCAAGCTCGTTGCCCGCGATGCGGACTGCCTGCGCCGCCTGGAGGAAGAAAACCTCATCGCCCTGCAATACGCAGACCCCGCAACGGGCAAACCTACGCAGGAATATCCGCTCAACCCCAACGGCTCCACCCTTGCCATTGCGGGCCTGACCGATCCCACCGGCCGGGTGCTCGGCCTTATGCCCCACCCCGAGGCCTTCCACCACGTGACCAACCACCCCGGCTGGACGCGCGGCGAGCTGGATGCCCCCGGTACGCTCATTTTTGTGAATGCCGTGCGCTACCTGCGCGGCCAATAG
- a CDS encoding glycosyltransferase, whose product MTKQTETPHFTAVYSAHSAYLGQNSQQSGIPDDIEVRLGERVFHMLRPGGAERETAVVTGQMQELQRDCLPVLLGCGLGHALRQMLQCVDVPVAVVEKEAGLQAITGVLQSLQPDQRERVTLITSPSHQDALTELTHWQMLHGGLRLLPLALPFYLRLDREYYGSLQKELLASARFDFWSRAAGPRFADASPRVLLLTSKYFLMGEIEGACRKLGIEYKLVVIRDEAVARADFVQQLLEAVVSFRPDCCITLNHMGVDVEGVLMDLLARLQLPLASWFVDNPHLIIHLYSRCVSPWTTLFTWDSDNISSLHAAGFEHVFYLPLGTDPDRFHPSKGASAPAAWKADISFVGNSMVYKVGGRLKNGHFPRPLLLSFYAVAQEFMDCHHRSVADFLRDCQPEAYAHYQALPDNEAKLAYETAVTWQATRLYRNGCVRRLLPLRPLIVGDAGWQKVEFRHEPLQPRYLDALSYYTELPLFYGHSAINFNCTSKQMKGAVNQRVFDVPAAGSFVLTDWREQMEQLFEPHEIVCYHEPDEAPELARHYLARPTERRRITQAARQRVLSCHTWQHRLQTMLERMREVYGTPAARQAVRG is encoded by the coding sequence ATGACGAAGCAGACTGAAACGCCGCATTTTACGGCGGTGTATTCCGCGCATTCCGCATATCTGGGCCAGAATTCACAACAATCCGGAATACCAGACGATATTGAAGTCAGGCTGGGCGAGCGTGTTTTTCACATGCTGCGCCCCGGCGGCGCTGAGCGTGAAACCGCAGTTGTAACCGGCCAGATGCAGGAATTGCAGCGCGATTGTCTGCCGGTTCTGCTGGGCTGCGGCCTTGGGCATGCACTGCGCCAGATGTTGCAGTGCGTTGACGTGCCTGTGGCCGTGGTGGAAAAGGAAGCCGGGCTTCAGGCCATCACAGGCGTGCTGCAAAGCCTGCAGCCCGACCAGCGTGAACGCGTTACGCTCATCACCAGCCCAAGCCATCAGGATGCCCTTACAGAGCTGACCCACTGGCAGATGCTTCACGGCGGTCTGCGTCTGCTGCCTCTGGCCCTGCCCTTTTATCTGCGCCTTGACCGCGAGTATTACGGTTCCTTGCAAAAAGAGCTGCTCGCCAGCGCCAGGTTTGACTTCTGGAGCCGCGCCGCAGGGCCGCGCTTTGCCGATGCAAGCCCCCGCGTGCTGCTGCTGACCAGCAAATACTTCCTTATGGGTGAAATCGAGGGCGCATGCCGCAAGCTGGGCATTGAATACAAGCTGGTGGTCATTCGCGATGAAGCCGTGGCCCGCGCGGATTTTGTGCAGCAACTGCTGGAAGCCGTGGTCTCTTTCAGGCCTGACTGCTGCATTACGCTCAACCATATGGGCGTGGATGTAGAGGGCGTGCTCATGGACCTGCTGGCGCGGTTGCAGCTGCCACTGGCTTCCTGGTTTGTGGATAATCCGCATCTTATCATCCATCTCTACTCCCGCTGCGTCAGCCCCTGGACGACCCTGTTCACCTGGGATTCCGACAATATTTCGTCCCTGCATGCGGCGGGTTTTGAGCATGTGTTCTACCTGCCACTGGGCACAGACCCGGATCGCTTCCACCCCTCCAAGGGAGCATCCGCACCAGCCGCATGGAAGGCAGACATCTCCTTTGTGGGCAATTCCATGGTCTACAAGGTTGGCGGCAGACTGAAAAATGGGCATTTTCCCCGCCCGCTGCTGCTCTCCTTTTACGCTGTGGCCCAGGAGTTCATGGACTGCCACCACCGCTCGGTTGCTGATTTTCTGCGCGACTGCCAGCCAGAAGCCTATGCGCACTATCAGGCCCTGCCGGACAACGAAGCCAAGCTGGCCTATGAAACAGCCGTCACCTGGCAGGCCACCCGTTTGTACCGTAATGGCTGTGTGCGGCGTCTGCTGCCCTTGCGCCCGCTTATTGTGGGCGATGCAGGCTGGCAGAAGGTGGAATTTCGCCACGAGCCGCTGCAACCCCGCTATCTGGACGCCCTGAGCTATTACACGGAACTGCCCCTCTTTTACGGGCATTCGGCCATCAACTTCAACTGCACCAGCAAGCAGATGAAGGGCGCGGTCAACCAGAGGGTATTTGACGTGCCCGCCGCAGGCAGTTTTGTACTTACCGACTGGCGCGAGCAGATGGAGCAGCTTTTTGAGCCGCACGAAATCGTCTGCTACCATGAGCCGGATGAAGCCCCTGAACTGGCGCGCCACTACCTCGCCCGCCCAACAGAGCGCCGCCGCATTACTCAGGCGGCCCGGCAGCGCGTGCTTTCCTGCCACACATGGCAACACAGGCTGCAAACCATGCTGGAACGCATGCGCGAGGTCTACGGCACACCTGCGGCCCGTCAGGCCGTCCGGGGCTGA
- a CDS encoding Nif3-like dinuclear metal center hexameric protein codes for MQPIEIIKAIEEIAPLAAAAGWDVSGQQVAAHRQDVARLAVCLDPTPASVRSALERGAQFVLSHHPLLLKAVLPNRLDDYHEVLRLLFQADVPLYAAHTSLDVNAYGPAGWLARALELRNLSVLEPVAPAVGDDLPLGFGLAGDLPSPMTVAQIAGIIARNAPLATATVSGPEPQTITRVAYCTGSGSSLLGAAQAAHAQLFITGDVKYHTALAAEICLLDVGHHSLEEEMMLRMSRLLQQRLPETEVFFVPSASPFRPVALS; via the coding sequence ATGCAACCTATTGAAATTATTAAGGCGATAGAAGAAATTGCACCCTTGGCCGCTGCCGCTGGCTGGGATGTTTCGGGCCAGCAGGTGGCGGCGCACAGGCAGGATGTTGCCAGGCTTGCCGTCTGCCTCGACCCAACGCCCGCATCCGTGCGTTCCGCGTTGGAAAGGGGCGCGCAATTTGTGCTCAGCCATCATCCGCTGCTGCTCAAGGCCGTGCTGCCCAACAGGCTTGACGACTACCACGAAGTGCTGCGCCTGCTGTTTCAGGCCGATGTACCGCTGTACGCGGCCCATACCTCGCTGGATGTCAATGCTTACGGCCCGGCAGGCTGGCTGGCCCGTGCGCTTGAACTACGCAATCTTTCAGTGCTGGAGCCTGTGGCCCCGGCTGTGGGGGATGATCTGCCGCTGGGTTTCGGCCTTGCGGGTGATCTGCCAAGCCCCATGACCGTGGCGCAGATTGCAGGCATCATTGCCCGCAACGCCCCCCTTGCCACAGCCACAGTGAGCGGGCCGGAACCGCAAACAATTACCCGCGTGGCCTACTGCACGGGTTCGGGTTCATCGCTGCTCGGCGCGGCGCAAGCTGCCCATGCGCAGCTTTTCATAACCGGTGATGTCAAATACCACACGGCGCTTGCCGCGGAAATCTGCCTTCTGGATGTGGGCCACCACAGCCTTGAGGAAGAAATGATGCTGCGCATGAGCCGGTTGCTGCAACAGCGCCTGCCAGAGACGGAAGTGTTTTTTGTTCCTTCCGCCTCGCCCTTCCGCCCTGTTGCCCTGTCATGA
- a CDS encoding long-chain fatty acid--CoA ligase, with amino-acid sequence MNTELSRPWFAHYDSFVPRTSEVWNKPLYALLDEAADKYPNRLAVIFQNTRITYKQLREQAERFAGGLRRIGVKTGHRVALMMPNMPQTVVAFWGIIKAGGVVVMTNPLYMEKEIMANMQDSGAEHMVLLDLLWPRVSALRDRLPLKNFIVTGAADALSFPLNWLYRLKKSRSVKEPVPYDDKNVHEWKHFCKGAERYSAPIADPLRDPIMLQYTGGTTGLPKGVTLTHSNVGTNCRQVLDIIHVKAEDKHTFISLLPFFHVYGLTTGLIIPIALAATTLPLPRYVPQDVLRLIAKYKPTVFPGAPSVYISLLQQKNLAEFDLRSIKICVSGSAPLPREIFRKFQETTGAAILEGYGLTEASPITHCNPLGQEGQRPNSIGMPVPGTDARIVDMEGGSLTLPPGKMGELIVQGPQVMHGYWRKPDESASALRNGWLYTGDLATMDEDGYFYIVDRKKDMVIVGGYNVYPREVDEVLLEHPKVLEAVTVGITDEMRGEILKAFVVRRPDEELTKADVIAWCRQKLAGYKVPRLVEFRDELPKTIVGKVLRRALREEEEQKMANRKNRRAAAAASASAANGEDDQVGHA; translated from the coding sequence ATGAACACAGAACTCAGCAGGCCCTGGTTTGCCCACTATGACTCCTTCGTTCCGCGCACTTCCGAGGTGTGGAACAAGCCGCTCTATGCCTTGCTGGATGAGGCCGCAGACAAATATCCCAATCGACTGGCCGTCATTTTCCAGAATACGCGCATCACCTACAAGCAGTTGCGCGAGCAGGCGGAGCGTTTTGCAGGGGGCTTACGCCGCATCGGCGTAAAGACAGGGCACCGAGTTGCCCTGATGATGCCCAATATGCCGCAGACCGTGGTGGCCTTCTGGGGTATCATCAAGGCCGGGGGCGTGGTGGTCATGACCAACCCTCTGTATATGGAAAAAGAAATCATGGCCAACATGCAGGATTCGGGCGCAGAGCACATGGTGCTGCTCGATCTGCTCTGGCCCCGCGTTTCTGCCCTGCGCGACCGCCTGCCCCTGAAAAATTTCATCGTTACCGGCGCTGCGGATGCCCTTTCCTTCCCGCTCAACTGGCTCTACCGCCTCAAAAAGAGCCGCAGCGTCAAGGAACCCGTACCCTACGACGACAAGAACGTTCATGAGTGGAAGCACTTCTGCAAGGGCGCGGAGCGTTATTCTGCCCCCATTGCCGACCCACTGCGCGACCCCATCATGTTGCAGTATACCGGCGGTACAACGGGTCTGCCCAAGGGCGTTACCCTGACGCACAGCAACGTGGGCACCAACTGCCGTCAGGTGCTGGACATCATCCACGTCAAGGCAGAGGACAAGCACACCTTCATTTCCCTGCTGCCCTTCTTCCACGTGTACGGCCTCACCACAGGCCTGATTATTCCCATCGCCCTGGCGGCCACCACCCTGCCTCTGCCGCGCTATGTGCCGCAGGATGTGCTGCGCCTTATTGCCAAGTACAAGCCCACGGTCTTTCCCGGTGCGCCCTCAGTCTATATCTCGCTGCTGCAACAGAAAAATCTGGCCGAGTTTGACCTGCGCAGCATCAAAATCTGCGTTTCAGGCTCCGCGCCGCTGCCGCGCGAGATCTTCCGCAAGTTTCAGGAAACCACCGGTGCTGCCATTCTGGAGGGCTATGGCCTTACGGAAGCCTCGCCCATCACCCATTGCAACCCGCTTGGTCAGGAAGGACAGCGCCCCAATTCCATCGGCATGCCCGTTCCCGGCACCGATGCCCGCATTGTGGACATGGAAGGCGGCTCCCTCACCCTGCCCCCCGGCAAGATGGGCGAACTCATCGTTCAAGGGCCGCAGGTCATGCACGGCTACTGGCGTAAGCCCGACGAAAGCGCCAGCGCCTTGCGCAACGGCTGGCTGTACACAGGCGACCTTGCCACCATGGATGAAGACGGGTATTTTTATATAGTTGACCGTAAAAAAGACATGGTCATCGTGGGCGGCTACAACGTGTACCCGCGCGAAGTGGACGAAGTGTTGCTGGAACACCCCAAGGTGCTTGAAGCCGTCACTGTCGGCATTACCGACGAGATGCGCGGCGAGATACTCAAGGCCTTTGTGGTGCGCCGCCCCGATGAAGAACTGACCAAGGCCGACGTCATCGCCTGGTGCCGCCAGAAACTGGCTGGCTACAAGGTGCCGCGCCTTGTGGAATTTCGCGACGAACTGCCCAAGACCATTGTGGGCAAGGTTCTGCGCCGTGCTCTGCGCGAAGAAGAAGAGCAAAAGATGGCCAACAGAAAGAATCGGCGGGCTGCCGCCGCTGCCAGTGCTTCTGCCGCCAACGGCGAGGATGACCAAGTGGGCCATGCCTGA
- the ispD gene encoding 2-C-methyl-D-erythritol 4-phosphate cytidylyltransferase gives MSESSGTSSVAAKPWALILAAGQGTRMADAAGGTAKQFLPWQGAPLFWHAARAMSRSACVAGIVFVFPPSQLTEASELLADLHRHDDLGLPWVTACGGPLRQDSVRLGLAALPLRPASVLVHDAARPFLSPALVRRVCEALAEGAAGVIPAISVTDTIKTVENGRVTATLPRDGLAAVQTPQGFQLEALLSAHAHAVEAGLAVTDDASLLEALGLEVRVIQGEAANVKITRPEDLDLLQDENPLPSIRTGMGYDVHRYGQGRPMRLGGVSIPNAPEVLAHSDGDVLLHALSDALLGCACLGDIGQHFSDKDPRFDGISSAILLHQVLDMVREAGCTPCHVDMTIVAQVPKLAPYREEIRKNVARLMGLPASCVNLKATTEEHLGFTGRSEGIKAYAVVTARGR, from the coding sequence ATGTCAGAAAGTTCCGGCACATCATCTGTTGCGGCAAAACCCTGGGCTCTCATACTGGCTGCCGGGCAGGGTACGCGCATGGCCGATGCCGCTGGCGGCACGGCAAAACAGTTTTTGCCCTGGCAGGGCGCGCCGCTTTTCTGGCATGCCGCCCGCGCCATGAGCCGCAGCGCCTGTGTGGCCGGAATTGTCTTTGTTTTTCCTCCCAGCCAGCTTACCGAAGCCAGCGAACTTTTGGCCGACCTGCACAGGCACGATGATCTCGGGCTGCCATGGGTTACGGCCTGCGGCGGGCCTTTGCGTCAGGATTCCGTGCGCCTTGGCCTGGCCGCCCTGCCCCTGCGCCCTGCAAGCGTACTGGTGCACGATGCCGCCCGTCCCTTTCTTTCCCCGGCGCTTGTGCGCCGCGTGTGCGAGGCGCTTGCAGAGGGCGCTGCCGGCGTTATCCCCGCCATATCAGTTACCGACACCATCAAGACGGTGGAAAATGGCCGCGTGACGGCCACCCTGCCGCGTGATGGGCTTGCGGCTGTGCAGACCCCGCAGGGCTTTCAGCTTGAAGCGCTGCTCTCTGCCCACGCCCACGCGGTTGAGGCGGGGCTTGCCGTAACAGACGATGCGTCACTTCTGGAGGCGCTTGGCCTTGAAGTGCGCGTCATACAAGGCGAGGCTGCCAACGTGAAGATTACCCGCCCTGAAGATCTTGACCTGCTGCAAGACGAAAATCCCCTTCCTTCCATCCGCACGGGCATGGGCTATGATGTGCACCGCTACGGTCAGGGCCGCCCCATGCGCCTTGGCGGCGTGAGCATTCCCAACGCGCCCGAAGTACTGGCCCACTCTGACGGCGATGTGCTTCTGCATGCCCTGTCCGACGCTCTGCTCGGCTGCGCCTGTCTTGGCGACATTGGTCAGCACTTTTCAGACAAGGATCCCCGTTTTGACGGCATTTCATCCGCCATTCTGCTGCATCAGGTTTTGGACATGGTGCGCGAGGCGGGCTGTACGCCCTGTCACGTGGATATGACCATAGTGGCGCAGGTTCCCAAACTCGCGCCCTACCGCGAAGAAATCAGAAAGAACGTCGCTCGGCTCATGGGGTTGCCCGCATCATGCGTGAACCTCAAGGCTACCACAGAGGAACACCTGGGCTTTACCGGGCGTTCCGAAGGCATCAAGGCATATGCAGTTGTGACCGCGCGGGGGCGCTGA